The nucleotide sequence GATTTTTAAAATGCTGGGCCGTCTTAAAGTAATTTTTTTAACCCGCAAGGCTGTGCCTGAAAGAGTTATTGATCAGCTTGTAGAAATATCTCAAACTATAAAAGCAGAAGGTAAAATGGCCATTGTTAAGGACCTGGATAATATCAGTGATCCTTTTCTAAAGCACGGAATACAGCTGATTGCTGATAAAGTTCCTACCGAACAGGTAAGCGAGTTGTTGCGAGATGAGATCCAGGCCACCATTAACCGCCATTATCTGGGACAGGTATATTTTGATGTAATGGCCAAGTATGCACCGGGCTTTGGACTTTTAGGCACTTTAATCGGACTTATAATGCTGCTGCAAAATTTAAAAGAGCCAGAAACCATAGGCCCCAATATGGGCATGGCCATGGTCGCTACCTTTTACGGAGTGCTGCTGGCCAATCTGGTTTTTACACCATTAGCCGGCCGACTGGAAATTTTAAGTGATGAGGAAGCTATGGTTAAGGAAATGATCCTGGTGGGCATCATTGCCATTTCCAGGGAAGACGCCCCTTTGATCGTAAAGGAAAAGATGCTTATATATTTGTCGAGAGCAGAACGAAAAAAATATGATAGAACGAAGAAGAAATAAAAGCAGTAAAGAAGTTTTGTTCCTGACTTCTTTCAGCGATATGGTATCGCTGCTTATGGCTTTTTTTATTCTGATGTTTTCTATGTCTACGTTGGATACGGTAAAATTTCAACAGCTTTCTGTATCTTTTTCCAATATTTTTAATTCCAAGATGAAAGAAGCCATGCTCCAGAAATATGAGGAAGAAGAACGGATTTTAAAAAAAATATATACCGAGCTGCAATATTATATTGAAAAAGAAAAGCTGCAGAACGATGTATCTGTTAAAATCGAGGAACATTCTATCGTTATGGACCTGGGTAGCAAGCTGCTTTTCCCGGTGGCTGAGGCCAAATTGAAAGAGGAAGCCAAACTAATTCTGGCTGAATTTGTCCAGTATTTCAGACAGGTAAAAAATGCCAATATTGTTGTTGAGGGTCACACGGATGATATCCCTATCAAGACATTAAATTTTGAGTCTAACTGGGAACTGTCCGCAGCAAGGGCTGCCAGCGTGGTACGTTTTTTGGCGGAGAATGGAATTAAAGAAGAGAATTGTTATATAATAGGTTATAACCAGTACCGCCCGCTGGTTGCCAATACAAGTGAGGAGACCAGGGCAAAAAATCGCCGGGTAAGAATAATTTTCAAGCCGGTTGTGGGGGATGTTAAGGACGACGGGAAAATAGACTTCAATGCCATCATGAATACAGATACCGGTACTCAGATACTGGACGTTACAAAAAGCGTCCAGGATTCGGTAAACAGCAGATAGGGAGACAAGGTTGGTAACAGATAAAAAAAATGAAACCCAGATAGAAGAAACAATAAAGCGCGTTGGTCTGCGGCTTAGCGATTTGATTTCCACCAAACTCAAAATTTTGTTCAACTGTAAGTTTGTTGAAAAAAAACTTGTGACTTATGAAACTATTCAGCAGCTGGATAGAAAATTTTATACATTTACACTGCTGCATAATAAGAAACAGCCCATTATGCAGATAATGGATACCAACATTATTTATATTCTGACCAATAGAATACTGGGCGGTGAAGGAATAGTGGAGGTTCGGCGGTTTAAGGAATTATTTACTTTTTCGGAAAATTATTTCGGCAGATTTTTTATCGACTGGATTATTGAGGCATTTGCCAATAACGGATTGGACCTGAGCCTGGATAAAATTGCCGACAGTCCCAAGTATTATCATTTGTACCTGCCGGAAGAAAAAATTATGCAGTTTGTTTTCGAGATCTATATAGGTCCGCAAAATATCGGTATGTATTATATTTGTTTTGATCCTGCGCTGGACCTGAAAAAAGAAAGCGTTGAACATAAGGAGCTCCCGGTTGAAACTAAAAATTAGCTTATTTTTTGTTCTGGTTTTTGCCGCGACGGCTGCGGCTCTTAATTATGGTGACGGCTTTATGTATCCACGGTTAAGCAAAAATCTCAAAGAATATTATGAGATTAATTTGAGCTATGCCTATTTTTCACAGAGCAATACTTATAAATTATTTGATTCGGCTCAGTTTT is from Candidatus Margulisiibacteriota bacterium and encodes:
- a CDS encoding flagellar motor protein MotB: MIERRRNKSSKEVLFLTSFSDMVSLLMAFFILMFSMSTLDTVKFQQLSVSFSNIFNSKMKEAMLQKYEEEERILKKIYTELQYYIEKEKLQNDVSVKIEEHSIVMDLGSKLLFPVAEAKLKEEAKLILAEFVQYFRQVKNANIVVEGHTDDIPIKTLNFESNWELSAARAASVVRFLAENGIKEENCYIIGYNQYRPLVANTSEETRAKNRRVRIIFKPVVGDVKDDGKIDFNAIMNTDTGTQILDVTKSVQDSVNSR
- a CDS encoding MotA/TolQ/ExbB proton channel family protein, with the translated sequence MNQKNKSFYNSYPDPTTILGVIAGILVLLMAIGLDRGLKFFIQKEAIVIVFGGTLAASLVHFPLTQIFKMLGRLKVIFLTRKAVPERVIDQLVEISQTIKAEGKMAIVKDLDNISDPFLKHGIQLIADKVPTEQVSELLRDEIQATINRHYLGQVYFDVMAKYAPGFGLLGTLIGLIMLLQNLKEPETIGPNMGMAMVATFYGVLLANLVFTPLAGRLEILSDEEAMVKEMILVGIIAISREDAPLIVKEKMLIYLSRAERKKYDRTKKK